The following proteins are encoded in a genomic region of Xenopus laevis strain J_2021 chromosome 3L, Xenopus_laevis_v10.1, whole genome shotgun sequence:
- the LOC108711579 gene encoding uncharacterized protein LOC108711579, with amino-acid sequence MEAIPTSSDVFKGVYRQHMEGCYTSCSYSMKDLHTATSSRNRTLWKKSIRNQLILDLLGKDIKISGDLTFSTSEVCFTATTAHTANRSSEFRTVNDAEDNVERDIIKPENSALLNAEASLTADPTFQHTDIVTQYNITDTDDKHFVLRRSGDNVQLTAKHLQGDNIKLAEVIIMNYFTSRPVPGNNNTNIKSPVTLSLLGKNSYLCCVDKELRLKEVGSIKDLDQKDLKPFIFLTNKNFAESSVTFESAKAPGYYISTSTREEEVKLSESQSRTRNFKLFKF; translated from the exons ATGGAAGCCATCCCCACGAGCAGTGATGTTTTCAAAGGTGTCTACAG GCAACACATGGAAGGCTGTTACACAAGCTGCTCATACAGTATGAAG GATCTCCACACTGCAACTTCAAGCAGGAATAGAACTCTGTGGAAGAAATCCATCAGGAATCAACTGATTCTTGACCTGCTGGGGAAAGACATAAAGA TCTCAGGTGACCTTACCTTCAGCACATCAGAAGTATGCTTCACTGCTACAACAGCACACACAGCAAACAGATCATCTGAATTCAGAACTGTGAATGATGCAGAGGACAATGTGGAGAGGGATATCATTAAGCCAG AGAACTCCGCTTTACTCAATGCAGAAGCCTCTCTTACTGCTGATCCAACATTTCAACATACAGATATAGTTACACAATACAACATTACGGACACAGACGACAAGCATTTCGTGTTGCGAAGATCTGGTGACAACGTCCAACTCACAGCTAAGCATTTACAGGGGGATAACATTAAGTTAGCAG aggtcATAATAATGAATTACTTCACTTCAAGACCAGTTCCAggcaataataatacaaatattaagaGTCCTGTCACACTGAGCCTGTTGGGGAAGAACTCGTACCTGTGCTGTGTAGATAAAGAACTGCGTTTGAAG GAAGTCGGCAGCATCAAAGACCTTGACCAGAAGGATTTAAAACCTTTCATTTTCCTGACGAACAAAAATTTTGCAGAGTCCTCAGTGACTTTTGAATCTGCTAAGGCTCCTGGGTATTACATCAGCACCTCGACTAGGGAGGAGGAGGTCAAGCTGTCTGAAAGTCAATCAAGAACAAGGAATTTCAAACTCTTCAAATTCTAG